Below is a window of Musa acuminata AAA Group cultivar baxijiao chromosome BXJ3-11, Cavendish_Baxijiao_AAA, whole genome shotgun sequence DNA.
TCCCTGCTGCCTTCGAATCAAAGGAACacagaaaaacaaaacaaaaacatgAAAAATATGGGGACTAAAACATTACAAAACTATTCACCAATGCATTCTGAACTTGTCAAACATTGCAGGTTAAACCAGGGTCTAAGAAAAAGGCCCGTCACTTCAGTACAGCTTCCCAGTTTTCCTCATCTCATTTGAAGTTTCTTCGTCACAAAGATTCAAGATTCTCCTTTAGTacaaataatgagcaaaaaggtgAACGGTTGATAGATGTCTTCAGATGATAAGCAAATTCGAACACTGAAAGAAAAGCCAAAAACAAGCCCAGAAAGCTCATGTTCTAGCATGAGCACAGATAGAAGTTAAGCATCGGGATGGCTTACCCATTGAAGATGATTCCTTTCGATTCAGGTGAATGGTTTGGAAAATAGAGAGCCAAAACTGCAGAAGGACAAGCAACAAAGCAAGTTATGTATGCTTCTTCACATTCCAGGAGATGCATCAGAAACTAAACAAAAGCGAGATTGCATTCTCGTCAAGAGTTAATGTAAAACAGAACCAAGCTCCATCTATTAATTTTCTATCTCTATCACGACTGATCTAATGCACGTCTCAGGATGGAAAGAATGACTAATGGCACACGAAGAAATGAACCTGTAATTTAATTTTGAACTGCTTGGACTTAAAACTAACATTGCCAATGAGCTTTTCATTTAAAGTCACCTACTGAAAATTCTGTGCATGGTTTTTGTCAATGTCAGACAATCATCATCTATAAATTTCTGCATAGACTCTCACTTGTAAGTATAAGATGAAACATGTGATCTAACTAAATAGCTAATTTGGAGCAGTAAATGCATGACTACTATAATTTAACCGACACAAGTTATTCAATGGATATTTTCATTAGGCCAATGTGATCTAGTACATAACAAAATGCAAATAATAAGACATGCCAGGTTCACATGGTAGGTTCCCTGAAAGACAAGGAACCCAGAATGGGCTTCAAAGAAGACAACAAAAAAGGGTTGAGATGTCTAGCCTAACTTTCCTGGAGAGCCTTAACTCCAAGCGCAATGGTTGTAAAAGAGAGATAGAGCTGTAAAGATACCTCCCACAGGTCAGAGtgaagagaaatcaagaaaaaagtATAAATGGCAAGCAACTGCTCCAAATTAATTCCCCTCATTATGAAATACTTCCATCAAATTCCCTAACAAGTTCATTCATCATCAGAGAAATTGTTAATGTTCTTGCAAGTAGTTGGTATGAGATAGATGTAAAGACAAATATCTAATTTCAAGCATAAAAGTCAAAAGGAAGCATCTCATGTTTTCGGCATTATACTACCAGCTTCAAGACTGGCATCTTACCAGAAATTATTTGGTAATGAATGTACCTGCTCCAGTGATATGCTGGCAGCAACATAATGAATGGTGGAAGGCTACCTTGACTCCAATCATGCCAAACTGTGTTGCACTACCTGCCCCAGATATGGACAACATAGCACATCAGAAAAGGTCAAAAACATCAGAGCCACATGGATGTGAGCTACACACACTTACAAAGTCCAACAATGAGTGATGATACTGCTTAGTCACTTCCCACAACTGCCAAGGGCTTAATCTTATCAATATCATATTCACCAACAAGTAAAATGCAAAAGACAACTTTCCAACAACTCTAATTTAGAAAATTTATACTAAGATTTACCATTTGTGTGATAAAACCAAAAACGTGGCAGATAAAAGAACTGACCACAAAAGCAGAAGCACATGTCAGTATTATGTTAATTCTTCCATATGAAACCACCAGAGTTTTAGCAATCAGGAATGCACGTGTAGCTGGATGAAAACATGAACATAGATTATCAAGGAGCTTTGGGATTAAACAGATCAAAACACCAAAGCTGTGTAAATATCATCAGCCATGAATATACCAATCTGCACAAACTTGTAGCAAATGCTTTTGGCAATTATTATCTTACTTGTTCCTTGAACATGCATAATCTACAAATGATCAAATAAGAATATTTTTCTGTGCAGTTAAtaaaaaaatgttataaaatagTATATTGAACCAAGCACAAGGTTTTTGCAAACCAATACCTTGCGTATCAACTCTGGGAATTTCTGGACCATAATATTTCAAGACCTTCAGTAATCAAACTTTACATTATTTCAAATATTTGCAATTAACAGCTTAATAATCCAATATAACTATGCTTGAGACTTGAGAGAAATAACTATTTCACCATATCATCTGTctgcaaatataatttttttgtcacCGAAAAACAATTTGACTTTTGATTTAGATTGAACTCAAGGAATTTTTTACGAAGATTATGTTAGATATTATACAGAATGGCACACAAGTGATGTGCtcaatcatataatatttttagctAAGAAAAGAACCAACATAATTCtgtcaaaagaaaaatcaaaatgtaTTTTCCAGCGGACTTTGTTGGTCCTTCAAGTTATCCATACAAACTTGTAAACGCTCTTTATGTTATCTCCTATACCCAAAGGATGTCTCTAAGTATCCCCATGTACACAAATGAATATATAGTTATAATGTCTGCTCTGAGTCATCTAGGTAAACTCTAGACTGGATAACTGTCTTGCCAACATGAAACCCTGGAACCACAGTAAACCCGACCTTTGGCCGTGAAGAACTCCCAGAGTCCATGTGCAACTTGTCGACCTTAGGAACAATGGTCTCCATGAAAACCATTGAGAATTCAGTCCCTGGGGCTACCTGAAAGATTTTCACCACGGGATTATATGCCCAGGCCAATTTGTGAAGCATCCATATGGAGCTGGCCATGCTCGCAAATGACTCATACAGGGGACTTGACGGTGTCAACGACCCCAACAAAGATTCTCTGGTGGAGGAATTCCTCAACAGAGAGGATTCGATGCCAGGGTGAATGAGCTTGGCATACTTCTTCTTGCAGAACTTCACAAAATCACTACTTGGAAAATCTCGCATAAGCTCCAATGGATCAAGAGCCGAGTGCTCGATGAATTGCTGCAAAGAATCGGTTCTCCGGATGGAAACATCAATCTCATCCATGTCAACTCCATCCCCATCGTCGTAGAAGTCGTACGAATCGAACCCTCCAAACATGCCCAAGCAAATGTACGAGAGGATGGCGTACCGGCAGTGTCCCGGCTTCGTGAAATTGACGTCCGGGTAAATGCAGTTCGCGGCCACACCCAAATTCCACCCGGACAAATTCATCAAGTCGATCAAGACCCTGGCGAACCGATGCGTCACCCGGCAGGTGTCCCTGAGCACCGAGTCGAAGACGCCGATCGTGAGCAGCGACTCCACCCTCTCCTCGGCCGGCATACAAGCACGCTCGAGCCGGTGGGCGAGCCGCACCCCGGCGCCGTCGAGGTCGGCGAGCGCCTTCTCGAGGGCGGCGGCCTCGGCATCCTTGCGGTCGATGTCGGACTGGAGGCGGTCGACGAGGGCCTCGAAGGTGCGGAGGAGGTCCTGATTATCCTGCACCTGCGCCTCcaggaggaaggagagggggaGGGCGGAGGTGGGAGCAGGGCTAGGACCAGCAGGGCCGGCGCTAAGGTAGAGGCGCTTGACCTCGGAGAGGCGGCGAAGGTGGGAAACGGCGGCGCGGTCGGCGGAGAGGACGGCGTCAGAGAGGAAGGGCGAGTGGGCGGTTTGGAGGTGGAGGTATGCGGCCTGGAAGGATGAGAGCGCGGCAAGGGCGGCGGCGGTGAGGGTTTCGGGGTCAGGCCGGGGGGCGGGGTCGGGCCTCAGGACAACGACGCGCTGACCGGTGATGACTTCCTCCGGGGCAGGGCAAGCATCGGGATCATCGACGCCGACCGcccgctcctcctcctcttcttcgtccTCCTCGGCGAAGAACTCGATGGTCTTGGTCTTGACCGCTAACGCGAACTTCTGAAGCATCTTCCCGTCTTCCTCCGCAAAACCCGCTACGGTCTCAAACAAAAGCCATTGAAATGGAACGGAAATGGGAACAATTGCAGGTCTTCTTCCACTACTTCCTGCCGTGGGAATGAATTCTGGGCTTTGCCTCCTTTACAAGGCGTTCCCTCTGTCTCTCTTTCCCTCTCACCATGACTCGATCGAACCCCGCCGCACAAGCCATTAAAGAAGTGTTCCAATGATTGAGTCTTTATCCCAACCTCCGCCATTTGGAATGTGCTTACTTAACGTGATGAGAGACCAAATCTTGAAGCATAATCTCTGTTGTGAGATGCTTGTGGTGGGATTAATTAAGCTATGTGTATGTACCATCGATCGAGCATCCATGTGTTAAATACACGTCCGGACAATAATGTACTGCGGACAAGGAAGCATGACTCAGAATCAATGCATGTTTCTTCCTCGATGTAGATGTGTGACCAACTTTTAACCCCCTTATAAAACCTCATTATGTAGAACAAAATCTACTGCCTACATAATATTCACATCGATCCTCAGAAAAGGATAGCTGAAAGGCACTAAAGTTCAAATTAATTGGCACTGTAATCTTCCATTCGATTAAAAAGAATATATAAGAAAATGATGAGGTTGTTCCCATTAATCGAATGAATTTTGACTCGACACACACATTAATGCATGTATTTCTGaagaaaataatcaaaatgacaTCCTCCCAAAAGAATTACATGGAAAGGCCTTCACACAAAAGCAAGTAGACAATCGAATCCATCTTGATAGACCTTTTCCGGTGAACTGATGAATGAATGCGATCGAAGCAGATTCCTTTTTCTACAGGAAGACGATGGAGTTTGACTCAACTTTGTCTGGTTGAAGTTTGGACGAAGCTGTTCGAGATCAGTGGAGTGAAACTGAGTCGTGCTCAGAGAACGGCCGAATGAACGCGGAacccatctgccagatcttaagCGACTTGGCCGTGACATCGACTCCGGTGGCGTTGTTGAAGAGGAAAAGCCGTCCCCCGCCGTAGGTTGCGCTGGTTGGGTATACACGTGATGTGATGCATGTCCTTCCTCCTTGTGCAAAGCTCTCTATGACAGAGTGATCCACCTGAAACCATTGTAGCAGTCATTCATAAGCTTAAGCTGATTCGTGAGACAGCATTTAATATATCTACGTGCCAACAAAGCAAATTACTTACTAGTATGCGTACTGATAAGGTTTCACCATCAAGCACCGGAACCAAGCTTCCATACACCCTCTTGACGATGTCAGCTGCCTCGGATGACCTGCGTTTCCGAGATTGCAAACTTAGCTTGTTGTTTGACTCAAGTGCGAGAGAACAAGAAGAGCAGGGTGGCGTGCATGCCTGAGCTCGTCATGGCAGAAGTGAGTGCTGATGCTGCCATCAGTGCTTCTCACGAAGTAGAAATAAACAGCAGTCTGCTCCGACAGATCGTCGTCGGCCAGCACGAGCAGGCCGAACGGGCCGAGCACGCCCCTTCCGGCGGCGCCGCCGCTCGTGCTACAGTTGTACCCCACCGCGGCGTCGACCGCGCCGGCCAAGGCCGACTTGTTGACCCCGAACTCGGCCACGATGTCCACCTGCATCATTCGTAAGATTACAATCATCCAATGGAAATAAGGAACCCGAAGCACGACCGATGGAGTTTAAGCTACCTGCGTGGCCGTGCCGACGTCCAAGGGAACGACGGAGCCGGCGGGGATgctgatgttgctgaactcttggcTGCCCGACCTCAGCGTCTCCACGTCGTCCACCGGCCACTGTAGGAGGTTGCTTTCTGTCTTCTGGTCGAAGAGAACCGTCCTCGGAATGGTCTGCAAACACATGTTGGGACCGTCATCACTACACGCTAAATGTGATTCGTGGACTGCGAATGGCCACGTTGCTTCCAGGAAGCACAAGAAGAAGCCACCAAAGATTAGAACAAGAAAGTTACTACGACGCGTTTGTCGACGAGGCTTCTGCTAGTCGGTGGCGGCAGCATTGACATATATTATAAATCATCGTATTATTCATGTGATTCAGAAAGTTGGAGGTCAGTCAGCGGGCTCATAATTACCTATTGTTGAGGAGTATCCAACCAATCAAGTCTGCGAGATCTCATACAGGATTCAGAATCTTAGCTACGTGTAACTTCCTTACTTCTATCTGATTTGGTTTAGCCACAATGGGCCTATATTCTCGCGCCACTTAAATCTCCTCCCTTTTCCCCCAACTTCTCTGCACAATTATTGGTGTACGTTAAGCTGTTATAGTTAGTCAAACTCATGTTGAATGGTCCAACATGTTGGCTCCACAGGCAGGCGTGGCAGAGCCACGAGATGACTTTACATGGGAAGGTCCGCCCACGTGAATAGGATTACGTATGAGAAGTCCATCTCACCATTCGAAACACTGATCCATGAATTGTTCTCCGTAGCTGTATCTTTCTGATGACTTCTCTTCCTTCCTTTTATTCCGAGTTAAAAATGAATTGTCTTTTCTTGTGGTAAATGGAAGATTAGGTGAGGTGACTCGATTGATTACCTGAAGGGAGGCCCAGCCCTTCCGGAGATCGGTGCGCTCGCTGTCGGTCTCCCCGATCCACCCCCACAGGACTCGGCGTTGCTTCACCGGGTCGTAGAACGTCTTGGACGCGTAGAACATGCCGTAGTCGTACCGCAGGCCGATCCCCACGTCCTTCTCGGGGTCGTCCGGCACCCACGCGTTGGTGGCCGCCTCGTAAGTGCCGATGGCGTAGTAGTCGTGCCTGTCGTCGTCCATGCTCGCCTTCAGCACGTGCTTCATCCCCGGCCCCGTCGCCGCCGACGTGTCCAGCCCCGTCGCTGACTCGGTCGACACCGGGTAGAAGTCCACGCACTCCCACATCCCGGTCCCGGCCACCGAGTGGAGCACGCCGGGGAGGAGCTCGTAGCTCAGGAAGTCGGACGTCCGGTACACCAGAGCGATCCCGGCGTGGCGCTGCGAGTCGTTCTTCGACCCGATGGCTATGCGCCAGGCCGACTCGGAGGGGACGTACCAGGCCGTGGTGGGGTCGCGGAAGTCCTTTGGGGCGATCCCCGGTGGGGGAACCAGCACCGGGTTTGACTCGGATTTGACCCACGTTAGCAGGAGCGGGTCATCCTGGTCGGCCGGGAAGGCGAGATTCTGCACCTGCACCAACTCGGCGGTCGACCCGGTGTAGAGCATGGCGAGGCGGCCGTCGGGGAGGATGGTGGCAGAGCCGGTCCAGACGCCGTTGGCGTCGTACCAATGGTCAGGAACCATGGCGATGGGAAGATAGAACCAGTGCACGAGATCGAGCGATACAGCGTGCCCCCACGTAATGTTGCCCCACACCGCCGAGGCCGGATTGTATTGGTAGAACAGGTGGTACCATCCCCTGTAGTACGTCGGCCCTGCCAGAGGAAGCCATGGTCAATCAACAGCAATCTCAAATggatcagaaaacacaaagctcTTATATGTCTCTGCTCACTCACCATTGGGATCTGTTGACAGTCACAACGAGTAGCCCATGAGAACCAATCCAGCAAGAAAGAGGCACAAGTCAGGAAAACATTCCGggataaagaagaagatgatgactatGCTGTATTAAGATGTAGGAGGAGATGTTGACCATTCATCCAATTCTTCTGAGGTTGGAAATGGAAGGCAGTGCGCTGCCAAAGGAGCATGGAGTTGGTCCAGGGGTAGGAcggcgaggagccgaggagccccATGGAGGATTTCTCCGACACGCCCTCGGCGGGGCCTCTGGAGATTCGTCGGCTCGGTTCCGACGCTCCATTTCCAGGTAAATCGGTCCGGCGAGAGCCACTCGAGCTGTAGGACGCGAATGCGGCGACGCACAGAATCAGCGCCGCCGAGGCGGCAAACGCGAGCACCGGTAAGTATTTCTTCCTTGATGTCGGAGTCGCGGCGGGATGGTCAGGGTGGAGAAGAGGGGGATATGCGCAAGAATCGGCAgccatggcggcggcggcggcgggggggaGGGGGAATAGAGGAAACGAAGCAGGGGAGATGAACGAGGGAAGAGACCGGGGGGTTGGTTGCGTATTTATAGCAAGAGATTGTTTCTATTCTTGTGCTGCATTTAATGTAAAGATATGCGAAAACTTGCGATTTGTATGTCGTAAGTGCACATGCTAAACACGTGGATAGGATTAGTGAAGCAAGGCTACTAACAGCACATTTTTCTTTAGGcgaattatttgaaaaaaaaaattcttttttgctttttcaaaaagtgtattttttttttacaaattccTCGCAtttcaaataatataaaaaaaaaaactaaaaatggATATATTACAAATGTttttatcattataataaaaatattataaaatttatttaaaaatattataaatgacatAAATTGACTCATTGTCTCAACCAAACCAATTTCAAGCGTAAGAATTTAATATTGTTAATGGTCTACTATAAAATAGACATATCATGCTGTTTATAGTATTTTCTTatagttttatattattttcaacaTATCAATAAACACATTATAATGCtattaaaaaaaaaccaaaattaaCCCAAGTGAAAGCACTATAATGATTCATCTATTTAGAtctaatgaaaataataaaaaaataagaataattattaaagaagctttattgaagaaaccttattgaataattaaaaaggtttaaatacattaacatgtccctctcctatttatacagattaagacgaaggattttcctcaacagaattgaggatggaggattttcctcagaataaagattttctcatataattgagaaaatcttatcttctatcaggatCAACGTATCCATAAGGTATCTCCAAaactaacaaaaaaatatatcattaagaTTGATATAAGTATTTTCAGTATTATATGAAATAGGGGCATCACTCGAATAAAAACGAAATAAAAAATaccttttagaaaaaaaaaataaaaatagacttTTGTTCAGATAAATCACTCCATTTTTTTTAACtagaagtaaataaaaaataatagaaagtgatatcagaaaataaaaaaaatgcaatgAAGATAACAAAAGCATTTTGTCAACGTCTAATAAATTGTATAGCCTTGATTTAAACGATTTAAATATTAGGTTGTAAGAACGAAAtgcttaaaagaagaagaaaaagagattaCGCCAACAACACACCAACCCAGGAAATGGAAGCTTCAAAGAAAGCTCTTGAAGTTTGACCAGTCATAAGAGCAGAGACCAAGTCAAGCAAATTAGTAACCTATAATAGAACATGGTTTCTTActtgttgaaattttctttaaattattttGGTTTGAGTCAATCTATCTAAGATTGCTGTGTATGGAGATTCAAGACAATCCTACTCCAAAACCTTTTTATCTTATTAAATGATGAGACAAATATCCCTACatcttattattataattttctttaaGACTTGTTAGTACTTTCTTTGGCCAGTGTCTCATAAAGACAAAAAATCTTAGTATGAAAATGAACCCATATGAAAgaataaaattctaaaaatataaaaaaaaaatagtttggaTGATCTTAAGTTCTCTCTAGGATATCTAAAAAGACATTTTGTAGAATTTTTAgtgaaagaaaatatataaaaaggaaTCATACctgagaaaaatatatatttttttctatcaCATTGATGACTTTTtagtataatttattattattagtctttgaataatattattgatttagagTTTTTCTCCACATTCTCCCAAtgctaattatatttaaattatatatatgtgtgtgtatatatatgtattatattccTTCGCTGGAGTTATATGGCATCAAGCGGTGCTAAAAGCATCTTTGTCATTACCAACCTCACACCCACTTCGTGTTTCTGCTTTGTAGGACAGAATTATATCCGACATGAAACCCCTCCATGGACATTCCATGTGACAAGTCCTTGGCCTATCATCATGGTTCCTACCTGTGAAACTTGATACCGATGCATCGAGGCCATCCCATGCAATCATTAATTTACGATCCATTATTGCACAACACATGCATTTGGCATCCCTTCTGTTCATCAATCAGGGAGGAGAGAGCGGAGAGCGTGACTTGAGATGATTAAGGAATCAgaaagaactctctctctctctctctctctctctctctctctctctctctctctctttttagagCAATGGCAGTAATAATCATCCTTGTATAATGCATGTCAGTATCTTAGCCTAGTCAGGGGTTACATAATGTATTAGGTGACAAAAGAAAAATCACATCATTAGCCTCTATTATTGTTGTTCCTGACGTGTCTATCTAATTCATTCAAATGAGAGACGAAAAGGATGTGGCAAACACAAGGCGTACGTATATGGATCGATGTTGTCAATGAGTTCTTCGGATGCACGCCAGTAATCACATACCACAAGCCAATGAGATGTTAGTAGCATCGAGTAGCACACCACATGTCACGTGCACTGACATACGAAGCCATAAACTATGGGCAATAATGCACCAATTTCCCAGACATCAAGGATGAAACACCAGGAAGAATGTTGGTGACTCACAACAATAGCATCAGTGGAGACCACGGTCGAGTATTCTGCATCTTTGAATTGAAtctgctgagagagagagagagagagagagagagagagagaggtgcacaGTTGAGGTGGAGGCCTGTCTCCCGTGGAGACATGAATCATTCAAGCAGCAGAGACGACAAGGGAGAGGGATAAGGTAAGGGAAGGGAGGCACCAAACACTCGTCTTGGCTTCCCACATGGCCACATGCACCAACCAGTCCTTGTGACAGTCGAAGAATCCATGCCACCATGCTATCCCTGCAAAGCTCCACCAATCTGACTCGCACCTCACATGCAACTGCAACAACATAGATATGacaactcacacacacacacacgctagaagctcattcaaatttaaccTAATTTTTTTCGTAATCGATTAAGACGAATCTTACCAATAAAACCTCTCCGAAGCTTTAAGTCAATCCATAAGTCAGAATAAGTCGGACTTAAAATACTTAGTGTCTTGAGATATACTTGCATATCTTTTGTTAAAGCAAACAATTGGGACCATTATAATAATAAGATGATATAATCGTTCTCTACATGGCATGAGACTGTGTGACGATGCTGAGGTGACAATAGATGATCAACTAGATGGTTTTATTATATCAACTAGGTGGCTCCAATGTGTCAACCATGTCAAGTTGATATATTCCCCGTCTAGAGTCAATATGTCGATCGAGCAAAGCTTGTTGATTAATCACACGGAGCTGATGTGTCCTCCATATGGAGTAAACGTATCGACCAAATGGAATCGAGTTATCTTATttttcacacatatatatatatatatatatatatatatatatatatatatatgtcatatttatattttaaaaaataataaaaaggttgAACATAAATTGATGTGAATGGCATTTGTGTGAAAACGACACAATATAGACATATTACCTAGCGAAAATACAACGCCAACGTAGGATGACCATTGATATCCTGTGGCCTCAGATTTCTTAACCTTACTCGTTTCGCCCACCTACATTTGCATGCCTAGTTGAGGACATGGCTTCCATCAAGttgtactttttttttctttcaaacaaCTATGCATGATCAACCaaaataaattagattaaaattctcattaattaatttttacACCCCTTTGGTCACCGTAAGCAATCGGAACGAGTTTTTCAATTAAAGTGAGAATATCCAAAATATAATTGGTAAAACCCTcctaagtcatatatatatatatatatatatatatatatatatatatatatatatatataataaagttaAAATAATCAATCCTTCTGAGGAGATTTGGTCAGATTGGAAGATGGTCTGATAGTTAAAAGttgatcattattattttttaatgttaTCTCAATTTTGACTATTtatttctctatttctctctctcatTTTTATTCTACAATTGAAACTTTGTATCTTGTGAGGTGTCTGACTCGATAAAGGTCGCAATCGCTTTGGAAACATTATTGTCGctagttttttattcttttgaaCTAAGTAGAAACAATGCCAAACACTATAACTACTCGGTCAAAGAGTTTTATCTTTCGCTTATGATAGCTACCATGCTTCTTCGCTAAACCATAAATGACATGGCTCATCGACCTTCCgattttaagaaaattatatatattttttcttgatctcaTACTAATTCTCATATTTTCTTAATTTGTAAACCAAGTTTTAACCTTCAATCAAATTGCTTTTTTtcgaaaaaacaaaaacaaacacACACACTAATCAATCGGATGTGACTGTGGTCGGGTCTCTTAAAGACATGCCAAACCATAGCAGTGTCTTCTGAACTGACCGAAGAAACCGAGTTGAGTTATAAGCTTAGTAGCCCCGACGGTATCTGACTGATTCGTATCTCCGCGTGTCAGCATAACATTGGAGCGAACTATGATTCC
It encodes the following:
- the LOC135653179 gene encoding protein GRAVITROPIC IN THE LIGHT 1-like, whose translation is MLQKFALAVKTKTIEFFAEEDEEEEEERAVGVDDPDACPAPEEVITGQRVVVLRPDPAPRPDPETLTAAALAALSSFQAAYLHLQTAHSPFLSDAVLSADRAAVSHLRRLSEVKRLYLSAGPAGPSPAPTSALPLSFLLEAQVQDNQDLLRTFEALVDRLQSDIDRKDAEAAALEKALADLDGAGVRLAHRLERACMPAEERVESLLTIGVFDSVLRDTCRVTHRFARVLIDLMNLSGWNLGVAANCIYPDVNFTKPGHCRYAILSYICLGMFGGFDSYDFYDDGDGVDMDEIDVSIRRTDSLQQFIEHSALDPLELMRDFPSSDFVKFCKKKYAKLIHPGIESSLLRNSSTRESLLGSLTPSSPLYESFASMASSIWMLHKLAWAYNPVVKIFQVAPGTEFSMVFMETIVPKVDKLHMDSGSSSRPKVGFTVVPGFHVGKTVIQSRVYLDDSEQTL
- the LOC135653181 gene encoding beta-fructofuranosidase 1-like: MAADSCAYPPLLHPDHPAATPTSRKKYLPVLAFAASAALILCVAAFASYSSSGSRRTDLPGNGASEPSRRISRGPAEGVSEKSSMGLLGSSPSYPWTNSMLLWQRTAFHFQPQKNWMNDPNGPTYYRGWYHLFYQYNPASAVWGNITWGHAVSLDLVHWFYLPIAMVPDHWYDANGVWTGSATILPDGRLAMLYTGSTAELVQVQNLAFPADQDDPLLLTWVKSESNPVLVPPPGIAPKDFRDPTTAWYVPSESAWRIAIGSKNDSQRHAGIALVYRTSDFLSYELLPGVLHSVAGTGMWECVDFYPVSTESATGLDTSAATGPGMKHVLKASMDDDRHDYYAIGTYEAATNAWVPDDPEKDVGIGLRYDYGMFYASKTFYDPVKQRRVLWGWIGETDSERTDLRKGWASLQTIPRTVLFDQKTESNLLQWPVDDVETLRSGSQEFSNISIPAGSVVPLDVGTATQVDIVAEFGVNKSALAGAVDAAVGYNCSTSGGAAGRGVLGPFGLLVLADDDLSEQTAVYFYFVRSTDGSISTHFCHDELRSSEAADIVKRVYGSLVPVLDGETLSVRILVDHSVIESFAQGGRTCITSRVYPTSATYGGGRLFLFNNATGVDVTAKSLKIWQMGSAFIRPFSEHDSVSLH